A region of the Mytilus edulis chromosome 11, xbMytEdul2.2, whole genome shotgun sequence genome:
attggcactcataccacatcttcttatatctatatcgTGAGCCTACAACTCAGACGTTGACGTTTGGTGCTGTAAATCATGCTTGTTTTATTTGTTCCTTTGTATCttcctattatcttgaaaattataattgAACCCGTAACCAGCAAAATTGAACAGCAACACTATGTCTCCAACTAATGTACGAGACTGAATATACCAATCGGGTTCTtctaattgaaataaataaataaataaataaacattattcTTGTCATGCTCTCGAGATCGCTTCATCCGAAGCATGGACAATTAAGTAAACCAAAAGTGTTTTTATGATCTCCAGAGTGTATGAATTACTTGTCGATATATTATCCTTAGTAATCGCCATGATTGAAAATATAACAAAGGAATAAggtaaataataaagaaatataaacagTTACGATCGATTGTAATCTGAATGAAAGGATGCAACAGCATTTCAaggaataaaatataaaaaagtcatCCAGTTTACACACACTCTTCAAAATCAGATACACAATATACCAAGTTATACATCGATCGTTACGAGTGTATACTCACCAATCATAACATTTTGCAGCCAGAGATTTTCAGATGCATCCTCTATTTTAACCAAGTGAGAACCTTTCCTCTGGCAATCAGTCTGAAACGATAAAGTCGCATCAATATGTGTgtcatttgtttatcaaaattgcCACATCAAAGTTTACACTTGCACTATATTTTACGTATTACACAAGAGATCTTCCAAAATCATTTAAGGAAATATGTAGGCATAATTTAAGGGACATGCACTGCACATCATGATGAAGGACGTTTTCAgtcttaaaattataattttttaataatatgGTATAATTCTTTTTGTAAAAGCACTATTTGTtatacacatacatgacatatgaatCATTGTTAttagaaaaaatagaaattaacaaaaaaattcgTAATTGAAATATTACGATAGTGGTATCATATTTGGTAAGAATTGTAAGGATATCCGTAACTTTGTTAATATGCTAAAAATTTAAACATGTGCATATTCAAGTTAAGATAAATTAACAATTTATCAGTTGCTCTAATCAAAAATATCAACTGGCCTGGAGAACGGTGCCTTGCTATAGAAAACCGATGGGGAAATATGTACGGTTAATGTGTTTGGTAACGTTCAAAATAGATTAGGAAATGTTCTTATACCTTCATTGagacaaaaaaacattatattttaaaacgtTTGATAtcaatattcattaaaaaaactgAAACGCTTCCTAAACACTTTAAACGTATTATGATTTTCATAGGCAGCAGTTCATTGTTTCAATCGAGCACATGTATTCGATTAAGAAATGAAAACAGTTTGTGCTTGAATTGCAAAAAGACCATTAAAAAAAACCGCATTTCTAATTTGCCAATGATTGAATAAAAATCTGATAATTTCATATAAAACTATCTTCACTTGTTACAAAAACGTAAAAAGAGTAAATACACAACAAtattatcattaaaaataatGCACGATTGTCACCTCcttaaataattacaaatgtttGTACATATATGCAAGTTATGAGATATGTTTAAAAGTATTTTGGCCTTGTAGGAAGCACAGTAGTATTTACCCTTCAGGAACTGTGTTGCTTTTTATGTACATTATTTAGGTCAATGTATCAGAGCactctgagaaaaaaaaacaggtacTAATGAGCATATTTTTCCCAAGCTATGGGATGAaccaggtgtagaaaaatatgaaatatttttatatatagatattttttatgtgtttatgtTGTATTCAGTACATGATAAAATACATAGAAACACGACTGGGGCTAATACTGATTCATATTCAAATTCATGTCTGAATATCATAATAAAAGTATTTCAGTTAACTGTGTATATAAGTTCTGGTCATTGAAAGAACGTGGTGAACATTTTGTATTGGCTATGCTTATCCGTATGACCCAGTAAGTACTACCATGCCACCCTGAACTAATCAGTTTCGTAGAGAAAATTATGGAACCGACCATTTAATGTTGGTGTTTGTGTGTGTGCTAAACAGGCGGTGGCGGTTGGTATCATTTGGTCCCAAATTTCTTGAAAACAGAcaattttgtgcctgtcccaagtcaggagcctctggcctttgttagtcttgtatggtttttaattttagtttcttgtgtataatttggagttaagtatgacgtccattatcactgtacaagtatacatatttttaggggccagcttaaggacacatacgggtgcgggaattctcgctacattaaagacctattggtggccttctgctgttgtctgctctatggtcgggttgttgtcgctttgacacattccccatttcctttctcaattttgatTGTCCATCTTTGGACTAAGAAACACTTGTTTCAAAATTATTAACTGTAATAAATgcaaggattgtcagtttttcagATTTTTTCCAGGCAATCCGGCTTCATTCACCAATGAAAAATTGAGCACCAAGAAGTAGCCAAAAGTTCTTCAAGAGTCGTTtaaacacaaatcaatgaatCAATCAACCAATTGATACGCTAATAAGCGTGTTGTAGGTATGCCATATGTGAAGATAGTTTCGCAGACTAATACAACTTTCATAGCTAAAAATCTAATTCCTCAAAGTAATTCTTATAGTAGGGCTATTTACTGTTTATATTATCGTTACTAAAATTAGTGTTAAGTTTTCTACCATTTGCCACTTACCTCAGAATCTTCCAACGTTTTTTTATCAGGTCCGATGTAATAACAATGGCCACCAAATACTATCCATCCGGTCTCACATTGTATTTCTGAGaagaacaaaatatataatacCATACCTTAACTGAATTTTCATTCTGGTATAATACATATAACAAGTTCATTCAATGTTTTGCCCGGAATATCTAAACTATATTTCACTCATTACATGTATCAACTTATCATATTGAGAGGTTTATGATATTTATCAGTATACCAGACAATACCATATAATcttattttggatgtaacgcgttttctgattggctgacaatgttttgtctatcagctcatagacaatattttgtcatgtgaccgtgacgtcatcaacgtttttcttAATTAATCCGGCTTAAAATGAAATAGAGAATTagattataaggaatgactgttatattttttctgtctattcgaaataacataaaaaaatgtagtgcacactttaaaataaccctaaaatagaataaatattacagtcaaTCCTTAAATAACAAATGCAATTACAGAATTAGCTCTGAAGGATCAGGAAATTGACCTACTTGAACCTACATTTCTATCACCTTTGGTATCGTAACTTCATTTCTGTCGACGACCACGTGATAACATCTGATTTTGTCAGGTGTTATGGACCTCCCCCTTTTTGGATTAAATTGTAGTTCGGTATTTTCGTCACATTCTCGTTCATACTTTTTCACATATATTCGGTGACAGAACAATTTGTTTTGCCCTCCCTCTTTATCCAAAATACATTATGTCAATGTTGTTGATTTCGTGCTTTTTTTGTTTGCTACCTTTATTTGTCTTTTCTAGATCAATTGTTGAGACTGAAATATCGGTAAAAAATGTCAGCTAAATTTATAGAGTATACATGTGTACTGTGTAAATGTCTTACCACAGATAAATATAGGTTTCCATTTTCCTGTTTCACGACAGACAGCAAAAGGTTTTCCAGATATCTTCATTCCTTTCATACACTTATACATCATGCCGTGGCCCAGGTCTCTTGAAAGTCCAAATGGTTCATGCAATAGAGCATTGGGGACATTAGGATTTCCGATACAATCTAAAATTCATTTCTTTAATTAATGAATTAACTTTATTATCACAAATAGACTAACACAACATGTATGAACAAAGATATACATAGTGGCATATTCCCAGCAAGGAAGTTTTAAATCAAAAACAACATTGGAGAATATAATGGTATACAATTGGGTTTAACATGCATACATATCTTATAAAGAGGGAATCTTGATTCGATTTTGAATATCTAACTGTGGTGTTTAGATTGATCGACCAAAACAGACATTTATTcagtcggggcacttagcgaactccataatattatggaattgGCTAAATTTGACTGCTTTATGAAAAGCCATAATATTATGagattaaataatatttccaGTAATATTATGTGTGtccataattttgaatattattgaatttcataattatgcataaaaaaataaaatttgatgtgTCCGAAAAACAATGTTTTGGGTACTGCTATCAAGTTCCGTAATTTATTAATCttaaaatgctatttttatgATCATCTATTGATTATATTCATCCGACAATCGTCGCCTTTCTCGCGTCATATTTAAAATGCTGTCGACTTCAATGTCTTTTATCTAGAACAATATTTTGTTCAAGGGAGACAAATCGTGTCGTCTTATAAGCCATATTTTTGTTAAGTGTATTATCGTTCCTTAAACAATGAATCTATCGTGTTGtagaaaataaatgtagaaaataagtgTGTCAGTTGACCTCGTTTACAATACATTAGTTTTATCAGTGGggaatgttataaaaaaatagtacacatccGTCAGAcgtctttttaaattataaatgactataTAAACAATAGGTATAGAAACACATTACTTTCGCGTGTTTATACGTCTTGATTTGACGAAATTTACTTAATGGTCagatccacaaaaactcattacATGCAATTGTTATTGTTTACAATTCAGTTTATGTTGCAGACCGTTTCAATGTTACTTATGTGTGTTTGTGTATATTGGTTAAAGTGGGTACATTAATTCGAATACACATACAACGTATTTTTCCTGTCAccattaaatttgaaatgttcCTTTTCAAAtccttcaaaattaaaattttgtctttaatTGAAATGTCTCTTCTGTTgtcttacatgtaaataaaaaatacatcttAGTATAAAAATCGAGACACCAcgacagaaatttaaaaaaaaatcacaatctaCAAACATAGGCAGGTAGaaattagatatttattttggtgtattatcaataaatatttattttgacgtCGGTCAATATTTAATGATAGATACACCTGAGTATTCAAAACAGCACTATGATTGTTGTTTCTCTACATGACAcgttaaatatcaaaattaagttattgtccatttgacttctatatatcTGCTGaacaaaattcttaaaaaaattaagataacataTTGGTTCTCGAgaaccacaaaattaatttatatacaagtataaaaacagcagaagaaataaattgtaaatattaaactatTTCAATGCGAAGCAAGGCCATGTAATACAATATTATTCAGTTCAGCAGTATGAATAATTGGTAAGAAACAGATGACATAATTTacgtttgatatgaaaatatatacacATTGCAGAATGAACTCATAATATTAATGCCTAGTTGAAATTATATCACAACGTACTAATGGGAGTGCAACCTGTCAAAATAATctttttgcaataaagatataaGTATGAAATGTGGATGATGACTTATGCATGAAGACATTTATAatagacttttatttttgtttgttaatatataatatttaaattaaaaataataatattctatttctatttatcCAAATTTATTCGTTGACTTCTTTGCACATCATACTAGTCAAAACACGAAGTTTGTTAGTCAAAATATAATacagaataatataaaaaaatatattaaatatttataatatagagaTCTGAACACTCCAAAGGAAAACAAATATCAATTACTACGTGTTAATCGCAATTCATTgaatggtaaatcagttgattcaaacaataaaatataatataaaagctaCGACAAATGTTGtataaaggtttaaaaattgtTCTATTATCTTGGCTAATATTCTAAAACTATAACACCTATATTCCTTAATTTCCGAATgaagtagtatttttttttcatatttgcaaaagtaaaccaattacaaataaaatacataaaaactaaaattaagatATACCGTACAGCAAGttgcatctttttaaaatttcctaTGCATtgttatgtaaagaaaaataagaaCACTATACAAGTTCAAATTCATGACCATtatttaaagtattttctattaGCAGAGTTCTACATTACTTTATATAAGCTATGAGGGTATCGCCCAGTTGGTTATAGCGCGCTCACCTTGTGTGCGAGAAGTAGATGTTTGATGCAAGCTGGACCAAACGTAAGATTTGAAAGGTGTTTGTCCGCTCTCTTCTACTCAGCTTAAGATATTGATAGTAATGACATATTGCTCCGGATTCACAATAATAATATACGGGTAGGACGTCATGTTTAATTGCATAAAATTGAGATCGGAAATAGGGAATATCtgtaaaagagacaacactccagccagagagcagacaacagactgATACTTTGTGAACTAGCAAGACTTGAATCCTGGTCAATATTTCAGACTAGTAAAAAAGCCGGGTTGATATGATATTATCGTGTTTTGTCGTAAGGAAACTGTTTTTCTCCAATTTAAGTTTAAACGAGTGAATTCATATAAGATATATGACGTTCCATTGAATTGCTTTAaactaatacaataataaattacatatatgaatgttactacatatttagttttcaaaaatgtCGCGcttacaaaataaacaatactgtGAAAGAGGGGCGACAGATTCCagagaaaataaactgacaacgctatggctaaaaaagaaaagataaacatacaaataatagaacacaatacATAACACAGAAAagtaaaaacttagcaacacgaatcccactgGACACTGGGGATGATATCCGGTGCTCCGGACGAGTATTCTGATCCTgatctacatgtggcacccgtcgtgttggaAATCTTATTTCAAACCCGGTAAATactctaattcagtaggtcatatACGTGAAACGGAAGCGGATTTTAGTTAtgaaataaggaacatatccgatatcatctgtaaaacggttaatCCATAACAATCCTCTATCATCTACAACATACCACACTTAATAACCATACTCTATCGATGTATACTACATATAAAGTGCACTAATTTCAAATCTGAGCTATGCACTGATTCGTTTATTCAAATAAGGCAGTCAATGTGAAAGTTTCGACACCATTTAAACTCTGGTTCATGGACATTTTTGCGAAACTAAAGCTTATGATCCGAGAGATTTAAAGAAGGCTTATTCTCTTTTGTAAAGTGATAGACAAAATATTTTTCGCACAAGCAACATACCATCCgtatatacaatgtacaagaCAAACCATGCACTTACATTACACCATAATTAATATTATGGTATTCtataatttaagatatattatgaaaatcaataatattataaGATAGCATAATGTGTGGATTaatattatgaaatcaaataattttggaaATGCTTATAGATATTTAAAAATCGATCATATCGTGATAACGATTTTATTGGAGTGTGTTTTTAATTCGGTAGACGTATCTATCATTTGGTGGTCTCATAAGATAAAAACTGGCAAAATTTGACATAAGTAacaatttatttagaaataaatcatttatccgtcttttcttttactttaaaaaaaatcataactaaaTAACATGCAAAAGATACCCAGAGGACATAAAAACACAcaagttttaaataaaatgacTACACCGTGGCTAAAAAAGAAGAACAAACACTCTGAAAACAGTACACATTACAGAAGAATAACAAAACGTAAACAATTTCATCTATCATCTACAACATACCACACTTAATAACCATACTCTATCGATGTACTCTTCGATTCTATTACATAAGTGCATTAATTTCAAACCTGAACAATGCACTGATTCGTTCATTCAAATAAGGCAGTCAATGTAAAATGTTTGACACCATTCTAACTCTTGTTCATGGACATATTTGAAAAACTAAAGCTAATGATCAGATAGTTTTGAAGAAGGCTTATTATCTTTGGTAAAGTGCTAGTAACAAAGTGTTTTTTCGAGAAAGCAGCATACCATCCgtatatacaatgtacaagaCAATCCAAGCACTTACATTCCACCATAATGAATATTATGGTATCCCATAATTTATGATATGTTATgaaaatcaataatattataaGATAGCATAATGTGTGGATTaatattatgaaatcaaataattttcaaaacattaaaaatcgaACATATTGTGATAACGatttttttgga
Encoded here:
- the LOC139494248 gene encoding perlucin-like protein yields the protein MYKCMKGMKISGKPFAVCRETGKWKPIFICEIQCETGWIVFGGHCYYIGPDKKTLEDSETDCQRKGSHLVKIEDASENLWLQNVMIEKNIDKLRIGAHDIVQEGTWRWIYDDTFVDFTNWGNNQPNNYRNQDCAELLKSFSYRWNDVSCTSLLQYVCEK